A single genomic interval of Spirosoma linguale DSM 74 harbors:
- a CDS encoding conserved hypothetical protein (KEGG: mch:Mchl_0136 hypothetical protein), whose translation MIDLTTIRQIALSFPETSEQPHFGKTSFRVGKKVFGTYNGPYNRICVKLSELDQDAFCSFDSSVIYPVPNKWGKQGWTLINLATVQEETLIDALTMAYCEVAPKKLATLVKGDRYE comes from the coding sequence ATGATCGACCTAACTACAATCCGGCAAATTGCTTTATCCTTTCCCGAAACAAGCGAGCAACCGCATTTTGGTAAAACCTCGTTCAGGGTCGGCAAAAAGGTATTTGGAACCTACAACGGCCCCTATAACCGGATTTGTGTGAAACTATCCGAACTGGATCAGGATGCATTTTGCAGCTTCGATAGCTCCGTTATCTACCCGGTTCCTAACAAGTGGGGCAAGCAGGGCTGGACACTTATCAACCTGGCTACGGTGCAGGAAGAGACGCTTATAGACGCCCTAACGATGGCCTATTGCGAAGTTGCCCCTAAAAAACTGGCGACCCTCGTCAAAGGAGATCGGTATGAATAG